Proteins co-encoded in one Acinetobacter lwoffii genomic window:
- a CDS encoding thiolase family protein — protein MIVIVDAVRTAMGGFQGSLSSCTAPDLGAVAIKEVVARAGLSANDIDEVIMGCVLPAGLKQGPARQAMRQAGLPDSTGATTINKICGSGMKAVMQAADAIKAGSAEIVVAGGMESMSNAPYLMDKARAGFRMGHGKVIDHMFQEGLEDAETGLSMGILAQEMADKKGYTREQQDDYAIGSLNKAVTAVQQGFFKDEIVPVTVSSRKGDVVVEQDEQPLNAKADKIPTLRPAFKKDGTITAANASSISDGASALVITSSEIAAQRNLKPLAHILAYASHSQHPSEFTIAPVGAIEKVLKKTGWDAQDVDLWEINEAFAMVTMLAIDGFKLDPAKVNINGGACALGHPLGSSGSRIIVTLIHALKRTGGKKGIASLCIGGGEATAIAVELI, from the coding sequence ATGATCGTAATTGTAGATGCAGTACGTACCGCGATGGGCGGTTTTCAAGGTTCATTGTCAAGCTGTACCGCGCCAGATTTGGGTGCTGTGGCAATTAAAGAAGTAGTGGCACGTGCAGGTCTGTCGGCCAATGATATTGATGAAGTGATCATGGGCTGCGTACTGCCAGCCGGTTTAAAACAGGGTCCGGCACGTCAGGCCATGCGTCAGGCAGGTCTACCGGATTCAACTGGTGCGACCACCATCAATAAAATTTGTGGTTCAGGCATGAAAGCCGTGATGCAGGCAGCAGATGCGATCAAGGCCGGTTCAGCAGAGATTGTGGTTGCAGGCGGGATGGAGTCGATGTCAAACGCACCCTATTTAATGGACAAGGCACGTGCCGGTTTCCGCATGGGACATGGCAAAGTCATTGATCACATGTTCCAGGAAGGTCTGGAAGATGCTGAAACAGGTCTGTCGATGGGAATTCTTGCCCAGGAAATGGCGGATAAAAAAGGTTATACCCGTGAGCAGCAGGATGACTATGCGATTGGTTCCTTAAATAAAGCCGTGACGGCGGTGCAGCAAGGTTTCTTTAAAGATGAAATCGTACCGGTCACTGTCAGTAGCCGTAAAGGCGATGTGGTGGTGGAACAGGATGAACAGCCTTTAAATGCCAAGGCTGACAAAATTCCAACTCTGCGTCCAGCGTTCAAAAAAGACGGAACCATTACTGCGGCAAATGCCAGTTCAATTTCAGATGGTGCTTCAGCACTGGTGATCACCTCGAGCGAAATTGCTGCACAGCGTAACTTAAAACCGCTAGCTCATATTCTGGCCTATGCCAGCCATTCGCAGCATCCATCAGAATTTACCATTGCACCGGTTGGTGCGATTGAAAAAGTCCTGAAAAAAACCGGTTGGGATGCTCAGGATGTTGACCTTTGGGAAATCAACGAAGCGTTCGCCATGGTGACCATGTTAGCCATTGATGGCTTTAAACTTGATCCAGCAAAAGTGAACATTAATGGCGGTGCCTGTGCACTTGGTCATCCATTGGGTTCTTCTGGTTCCCGTATTATCGTGACCTTGATTCATGCCTTAAAACGTACTGGCGGCAAGAAAGGGATTGCATCCTTATGTATCGGTGGTGGTGAAGCGACTGCGATTGCTGTGGAACTAATTTAA
- a CDS encoding zinc-binding metallopeptidase family protein: protein MKHFECAVCKQQLFFYKSVCDHCLSPIGYIASEKELCAFEKQSAERWVPIAKNYQHASYKPCHNYVNYQVCNWMIPSDEDEEFCESCQLTHVIPDLENSENLIYWFRLEEAKRRFLYLAQRMNMMPRPKKSEDDPFGLRFDFLLPQEDKPVLIGHANGVITLNAIEADVVYRETTRVNMGENYRTLLGHFRHESGHYYFALMQHMHPELLDEFRQYFGDERQDYGKALERHYNEGAPINWQEKYISAYATAHPWEDWAETWAHYLHMMETLETAYYGGMRVEGNGSYLASMDFKECPIGGQDFEHILENWVTLTFNLNALNRCMGLEDAYPFKLSEAVKDKLRFIHRHVLEKVFK from the coding sequence ATGAAACATTTTGAATGTGCCGTCTGCAAGCAACAGCTGTTTTTTTACAAATCAGTTTGTGATCACTGCCTGTCACCGATCGGTTATATCGCTTCGGAAAAAGAGCTATGCGCATTCGAAAAACAGAGTGCTGAGCGATGGGTTCCAATCGCCAAGAACTACCAGCATGCCAGTTATAAACCCTGTCACAATTATGTAAATTATCAGGTATGCAACTGGATGATTCCTAGCGATGAAGACGAGGAGTTTTGTGAATCCTGTCAGCTGACTCATGTCATTCCTGATCTGGAAAATTCCGAGAACCTGATTTACTGGTTTCGACTGGAAGAAGCCAAACGCCGTTTTCTGTATTTGGCACAGCGCATGAACATGATGCCACGTCCTAAAAAGTCTGAAGATGATCCATTTGGTCTGCGTTTTGATTTTCTCCTGCCCCAAGAAGACAAGCCTGTTTTAATTGGTCATGCCAATGGTGTCATTACCCTCAATGCCATTGAAGCTGATGTGGTTTATCGTGAAACTACACGTGTGAATATGGGTGAAAACTACCGGACTTTATTGGGTCATTTTCGTCATGAAAGCGGCCATTATTATTTTGCGCTCATGCAACATATGCATCCGGAATTGCTAGATGAATTCCGTCAGTATTTTGGCGATGAGCGGCAGGATTATGGCAAGGCACTTGAACGCCATTATAATGAAGGCGCGCCAATCAACTGGCAGGAAAAGTACATCAGTGCTTATGCTACCGCCCATCCCTGGGAAGACTGGGCAGAAACCTGGGCGCACTATCTGCATATGATGGAAACACTGGAAACTGCCTACTATGGTGGTATGCGTGTTGAAGGAAATGGCAGCTATCTCGCCAGCATGGATTTTAAAGAATGCCCGATTGGTGGACAGGATTTTGAACATATTCTGGAAAACTGGGTTACCTTGACCTTTAATCTGAATGCCTTAAACCGTTGTATGGGCCTGGAAGATGCCTACCCGTTCAAGCTGAGCGAAGCGGTTAAAGACAAGTTACGATTTATTCACCGGCATGTGCTGGAAAAAGTTTTTAAATAA
- a CDS encoding GNAT family N-acetyltransferase, whose product MKIRKANLQDTRAIVDVIAPFVDAVISSEEGRQRFQPEMIQTIFERPDIHYFVTEIDHQVIGVVAYMEPAHFMHFFLNQVYQGQGYGRRQMWHFLESEIRRQGHSIITVKSSLYALDIYKRFGFVETGQYTEEHGIRFIPMRKDYRDF is encoded by the coding sequence ATGAAAATTAGAAAAGCCAATCTTCAGGATACTCGTGCCATTGTCGATGTGATTGCACCCTTTGTCGATGCCGTGATCAGTTCGGAAGAAGGTCGCCAGCGCTTTCAGCCTGAGATGATCCAGACCATTTTCGAGCGTCCGGACATTCATTATTTTGTGACAGAAATTGACCATCAGGTGATAGGCGTCGTGGCTTATATGGAACCTGCACACTTCATGCATTTTTTCCTGAACCAAGTCTATCAGGGGCAGGGTTATGGCCGCCGGCAAATGTGGCACTTTTTAGAAAGCGAGATCCGCCGTCAAGGCCATTCAATTATTACGGTAAAATCCAGTCTTTATGCCTTGGATATTTACAAGCGCTTTGGTTTTGTGGAAACAGGACAATATACGGAAGAACATGGAATCCGTTTTATCCCGATGCGAAAGGATTATCGGGATTTTTAA
- a CDS encoding EamA family transporter, which yields MAFSWIFFTLMAAFMQAWRNAFQKQLSTTVDVWGVTLARFIFGLPFAALYLSSLYYFKPVESVVHFTPKYWFYILIAGISQILATALMVQLFKQKNYAIGVGLAKSEAILAAIIGVIFLSDHLSVLAWLGVLMGGYAVFLLSKGSQLTGLSTKTLAIGIGSGLSFAITSLLVREASLELPMLPTIHRASWVLVSVIGFQCISMLIYLSLFSRQTLQAMWQRLGLTFKVSVCSFIASLGWFTAMSMMSVPVVKTLGQIEILFSMLISAYFFKDKLARTEHWGLGLVVIAAILVIWA from the coding sequence ATGGCATTCAGCTGGATTTTTTTTACTTTAATGGCTGCATTTATGCAGGCTTGGCGTAATGCCTTTCAAAAACAGCTTAGCACCACGGTTGATGTGTGGGGAGTCACCCTGGCACGCTTTATTTTTGGATTGCCATTTGCTGCGCTGTACCTGAGTAGCCTGTATTATTTCAAGCCAGTTGAAAGTGTGGTGCATTTCACCCCGAAATACTGGTTCTACATCCTGATTGCCGGCATCAGCCAGATTCTGGCAACTGCCCTGATGGTGCAGCTGTTTAAACAGAAAAATTATGCAATTGGCGTAGGGCTAGCAAAAAGTGAAGCCATTCTGGCGGCTATTATCGGGGTAATTTTCCTGTCTGATCATTTGTCTGTGCTGGCCTGGCTGGGTGTGCTGATGGGGGGCTATGCAGTTTTCCTGCTAAGTAAAGGTAGTCAGCTGACAGGCTTGTCTACCAAGACTTTAGCGATTGGGATTGGCAGTGGTTTAAGTTTCGCCATTACTTCGTTACTGGTGCGTGAAGCAAGTCTGGAATTACCGATGCTACCCACCATACACCGTGCTTCATGGGTGCTAGTCTCAGTGATCGGTTTTCAGTGTATCAGTATGCTGATCTATCTCAGCCTGTTTAGCCGCCAAACCTTGCAAGCCATGTGGCAACGTCTGGGCTTAACTTTTAAAGTGAGTGTGTGCAGTTTTATAGCATCACTCGGCTGGTTTACTGCCATGAGCATGATGAGTGTGCCGGTCGTGAAAACTTTGGGACAAATTGAGATTCTATTTAGTATGCTGATTTCTGCATATTTCTTTAAAGATAAACTGGCACGTACCGAGCATTGGGGTCTGGGCTTAGTAGTGATTGCAGCGATTTTAGTGATCTGGGCCTGA
- the pcaD gene encoding 3-oxoadipate enol-lactonase, translating into MPTFTSKDAQINYQTFGDAKNPALVFSNSLGTKFSMWQPQIEFFQQDYFVICYDTRGHGSSSAPQGPYSLEQLGQDVVNLLDHLNIQKAAFCGISMGGLTGQWLAVNKPERFSHVIICNTAAKIGQEQAWLERAALVREQGLAPIASTAASRWFTDPFVQSNAATVAELSNDLGAGSPEGYASCCEALAKADLREQIKTISVPVLIVAGQQDPVTTVADGQAMQAEIAQSQLFEINASHISNMEQPEAFNQAVQKFIAA; encoded by the coding sequence ATGCCAACTTTTACATCCAAAGATGCCCAGATCAATTACCAGACCTTTGGTGATGCAAAGAATCCGGCTCTGGTTTTTTCTAACTCATTGGGCACCAAATTCAGCATGTGGCAGCCACAAATTGAATTTTTCCAGCAGGACTATTTTGTCATCTGTTATGACACGCGTGGTCATGGGTCTTCCTCTGCACCACAAGGTCCATATAGCCTTGAACAGTTAGGTCAGGATGTGGTCAATTTGCTGGATCACCTGAACATCCAGAAGGCCGCTTTCTGTGGCATTTCTATGGGCGGTTTAACCGGTCAATGGTTAGCGGTTAACAAACCTGAACGTTTTAGCCACGTGATTATCTGCAATACGGCTGCCAAGATTGGTCAGGAACAAGCCTGGCTGGAACGTGCCGCGCTGGTGCGTGAACAAGGTCTGGCTCCGATTGCATCGACTGCAGCATCACGCTGGTTTACCGATCCCTTTGTCCAAAGCAACGCAGCGACAGTTGCAGAACTTTCAAACGACCTTGGAGCTGGCAGCCCGGAAGGTTATGCAAGTTGTTGCGAAGCTTTGGCTAAGGCGGATTTACGTGAACAGATCAAAACGATATCAGTGCCGGTACTGATTGTGGCCGGTCAGCAAGATCCAGTGACGACAGTTGCAGATGGACAAGCCATGCAAGCTGAAATTGCACAAAGCCAGTTGTTTGAAATCAATGCTTCGCACATTTCCAATATGGAACAACCAGAAGCCTTTAATCAGGCGGTTCAGAAATTTATTGCTGCTTAA
- the pcaF gene encoding 3-oxoadipyl-CoA thiolase encodes MKNAYIIDAIRTPFGRYAGGLAPVRADDLGALPIKALMERNPSVNWEQVDDVIYGCANQAGEDNRNVGRMSSLLAGLPYQVPATTVNRLCGSSMDAIAMAARAIKAGEANLIIAGGVESMSRAPFVMGKSETAYGRSQKIEDTTMGWRFINPKLKEMYGVETMPQTAENLAEQFNINRADQDQFALTSQQRTAAAQAKGFYKNEIIPVVIPQRKGEPVVVDTDEHPRASTTAEALAKLKPVVKADGTVTAGNASGINDGAAALLIASDEAIAQHGLKPRAKIIGSTVVGVEPRIMGFGPAPAIKKLLAQTGLTLEQMDVIELNEAFAAQALACTRDLGIEDGSEKVNPNGGAIALGHPLGASGARLVTTALNQLEHTGGKYGLCSMCIGVGQGIALIIERV; translated from the coding sequence ATGAAAAACGCATATATTATCGATGCCATCCGTACTCCATTCGGTCGTTATGCCGGTGGCCTCGCGCCTGTCCGTGCAGATGACTTAGGTGCGCTGCCAATTAAAGCGTTGATGGAGCGCAATCCAAGTGTGAACTGGGAACAGGTCGATGACGTGATCTATGGCTGTGCCAATCAGGCCGGTGAAGACAACCGTAACGTCGGTCGTATGTCTTCTCTGCTTGCAGGCTTACCTTATCAGGTGCCAGCGACGACCGTGAACCGCCTGTGTGGTTCATCGATGGATGCCATCGCAATGGCAGCACGTGCGATTAAAGCCGGTGAAGCGAATCTGATTATTGCTGGTGGTGTAGAAAGCATGTCACGCGCCCCATTCGTGATGGGCAAGTCAGAAACGGCGTATGGCCGTAGCCAAAAGATTGAAGACACCACCATGGGCTGGCGTTTCATCAACCCGAAACTGAAAGAAATGTACGGTGTGGAAACCATGCCGCAAACCGCTGAAAATCTGGCGGAGCAGTTCAACATCAACCGTGCAGACCAGGATCAGTTTGCCCTGACCAGCCAGCAACGTACCGCAGCAGCGCAGGCCAAAGGTTTCTATAAAAATGAAATCATTCCTGTGGTGATTCCGCAGCGTAAAGGCGAGCCGGTGGTTGTCGATACAGATGAACATCCACGTGCCTCTACCACTGCAGAAGCTCTGGCAAAACTGAAACCCGTGGTCAAAGCAGATGGTACGGTAACGGCTGGTAATGCTTCAGGGATTAACGATGGTGCAGCTGCCCTGTTGATCGCGTCTGATGAAGCAATTGCTCAACATGGCTTAAAACCACGTGCCAAAATTATTGGTTCAACCGTCGTTGGTGTTGAACCACGCATCATGGGCTTTGGTCCAGCACCTGCCATCAAGAAACTATTGGCGCAAACCGGTCTGACTTTAGAGCAGATGGATGTGATCGAGTTGAATGAAGCCTTTGCTGCTCAAGCGTTGGCATGTACCCGTGACTTGGGTATCGAAGACGGTTCAGAGAAAGTCAATCCAAACGGCGGTGCAATTGCCTTGGGTCATCCACTGGGTGCATCTGGCGCGCGTTTAGTGACAACTGCATTGAACCAGCTGGAACACACTGGTGGTAAATACGGTCTTTGTTCAATGTGTATTGGTGTTGGTCAAGGCATCGCTTTGATTATTGAACGCGTCTAA
- a CDS encoding 3-oxoacid CoA-transferase subunit B, translating into MSYSKLTRDQITERVAQDIPDGAYVNLGIGLPTKISSYLPSDKDVFLHSENGLLAFGPPPAEEDRDPELINAGKEFVTLLEGGCFFHHGDSFAMMRGGHLDIAVLGAFQVAENGDLANWHTGAPDAIPAVGGAMDLAVGAKKVFITTDHVTKKGEPKIVAELSYPATGLKCVDRIYTDLCVIDVTPEGMKVIEKVEGLSFEELQSLTGAKLIDATQSN; encoded by the coding sequence ATGAGCTATAGCAAACTGACCCGTGACCAGATCACTGAACGTGTGGCACAAGACATTCCTGATGGTGCTTATGTGAACCTGGGTATCGGTTTACCGACCAAGATTTCCAGCTACCTGCCAAGCGATAAAGACGTCTTCCTGCATTCCGAAAATGGTCTGTTGGCGTTCGGTCCTCCTCCCGCTGAAGAAGACCGTGATCCTGAACTGATCAATGCTGGCAAAGAATTCGTGACCTTACTTGAAGGCGGTTGTTTCTTCCATCATGGTGATTCATTCGCGATGATGCGTGGCGGTCATTTAGACATCGCCGTATTAGGCGCGTTTCAGGTCGCTGAAAATGGTGATCTGGCCAACTGGCATACTGGTGCTCCAGATGCAATTCCAGCAGTCGGCGGTGCGATGGATCTGGCTGTGGGTGCCAAGAAAGTCTTTATTACCACAGATCATGTGACCAAAAAAGGTGAGCCAAAAATTGTGGCTGAACTGTCTTATCCGGCTACAGGCCTGAAATGTGTCGACCGTATCTATACCGACCTATGCGTGATTGATGTCACGCCTGAAGGGATGAAAGTGATTGAAAAAGTCGAAGGTCTGTCATTTGAAGAATTGCAGTCATTGACTGGTGCCAAACTGATTGATGCGACTCAATCAAATTAA
- a CDS encoding 3-oxoacid CoA-transferase subunit A yields the protein MIDKSSLSLKEALSQIKDGSTIMIGGFGTAGQPAELIDGLIELGIKDLIIVNNNAGNGDYGLAKLLKAGAVRKIICSFPRQSDSWVFDELYRAGKIELELVPQGNLACRIQAAGMGLGPIYTPTGFGTLLAEGKPTMNYEGKDYVLENPIKADFALIKASKGDRWGNLVYRKSARNFGPIMAMAADVTIAQVSEVVELGVLDPEHIITPGIFVQHVVQVKPAQ from the coding sequence ATGATAGATAAAAGTTCATTATCATTGAAAGAAGCACTCTCCCAGATCAAGGACGGTTCTACCATTATGATCGGTGGTTTCGGTACAGCGGGTCAGCCTGCTGAACTGATTGATGGTCTGATCGAATTGGGTATTAAAGACCTGATTATTGTTAACAACAATGCCGGTAATGGCGACTATGGTCTGGCGAAACTGCTTAAAGCGGGTGCTGTTCGTAAAATCATTTGCTCTTTCCCGCGTCAGTCTGATTCCTGGGTATTTGACGAGTTGTATCGTGCTGGAAAAATTGAACTGGAACTGGTACCACAAGGTAATCTGGCTTGCCGTATTCAGGCGGCTGGTATGGGTTTAGGTCCAATCTACACGCCTACCGGTTTTGGTACCTTGCTGGCTGAAGGCAAACCGACCATGAACTACGAAGGTAAAGACTACGTTTTAGAAAATCCGATTAAAGCTGACTTTGCCTTGATTAAAGCTTCTAAAGGCGATCGTTGGGGCAATCTGGTCTATCGAAAATCTGCGCGTAACTTCGGCCCGATTATGGCGATGGCAGCAGATGTGACCATTGCTCAGGTATCAGAAGTGGTTGAGCTGGGCGTACTCGATCCAGAGCACATCATCACCCCGGGAATTTTTGTTCAACACGTTGTTCAAGTTAAACCTGCACAATAA
- the benE gene encoding benzoate/H(+) symporter BenE, translating into MNTLFQTLKNDWSISATVAGFLAVLISYSGPLIIFFQAAQQAQVSPDMMISWIWGISIGAALAGIFLSIKYKIPVVTAWSAPGTALLVTLFPDISLNEAVAAYITSAVVIFFIGITGYFDKLLSWIPQEVAAGMMAGILLQFGLGLFTATDTMPYIVFGMLAVFLLAKRFSPRYAMVWVLIAGVVLSMLLGKINPVTADFSLAIPQFIAPEWTWSSTLNLALPLILVSLSGQFLPGMAIIKLSGYDMPAKPIISATSIASLAVACVGGITIVLASITAALCLGKDAHELKEKRYIAGVANGLFYILGGLFAGSIVMLFSLMPKELIAALAGLALLGAIATNISVAMGKESQRDAALITFLATASGMHFLGLSSVFWGICIGLVAHFLLSQKNRNAVPVTASDSKRV; encoded by the coding sequence ATGAACACCCTGTTTCAGACATTAAAAAATGATTGGTCCATTTCAGCCACTGTTGCAGGATTTTTAGCAGTCCTGATCTCCTATTCGGGGCCACTGATCATTTTTTTCCAGGCGGCTCAGCAAGCCCAAGTTTCCCCGGACATGATGATTTCATGGATTTGGGGAATTTCTATTGGTGCTGCGCTCGCAGGTATCTTTTTATCAATTAAATACAAAATACCTGTCGTCACCGCCTGGTCTGCGCCCGGAACGGCTTTATTAGTCACGCTGTTTCCCGATATTTCACTCAATGAAGCGGTTGCTGCCTATATCACCTCTGCTGTGGTGATTTTTTTCATTGGGATCACCGGTTATTTCGACAAGTTACTGTCCTGGATTCCTCAGGAAGTGGCTGCCGGGATGATGGCAGGGATTTTACTGCAGTTTGGTTTAGGGCTGTTCACCGCGACCGATACCATGCCCTATATCGTCTTTGGCATGCTGGCGGTATTTTTGCTGGCCAAGCGTTTCAGTCCACGCTATGCCATGGTCTGGGTGCTGATTGCCGGTGTGGTTTTAAGCATGCTGCTGGGCAAGATTAACCCGGTCACGGCAGATTTCAGTCTGGCGATTCCGCAATTTATTGCACCGGAATGGACCTGGAGTTCAACCCTGAATCTGGCCCTCCCGCTCATTCTGGTCAGCCTGTCTGGCCAGTTTTTACCGGGAATGGCGATTATCAAACTCAGTGGTTATGACATGCCCGCTAAGCCAATCATAAGCGCAACCAGTATTGCCTCGCTTGCAGTGGCCTGTGTAGGTGGTATTACCATCGTATTGGCCTCGATCACAGCTGCATTGTGTTTAGGCAAAGACGCACACGAGCTGAAAGAAAAGCGTTATATCGCCGGCGTGGCCAATGGGCTTTTTTATATTTTAGGCGGCTTATTTGCCGGCAGCATTGTCATGCTGTTTAGCCTGATGCCCAAAGAGTTGATTGCGGCTTTGGCAGGACTGGCATTACTGGGTGCGATTGCTACCAACATTTCCGTGGCCATGGGCAAAGAATCACAACGTGATGCAGCACTGATTACCTTTTTAGCGACTGCTTCCGGCATGCATTTCTTGGGACTGAGTTCAGTCTTTTGGGGAATTTGCATTGGCTTAGTCGCACATTTTCTGCTGTCACAGAAAAACCGTAACGCAGTTCCGGTTACAGCATCAGATTCAAAACGAGTTTAA
- the benD gene encoding benzoate diol dehydrogenase BenD: protein MSNRQRFENKVVIVTGAAQGIGRGVALQVASEGAQVVMADLSPYVEEVLAEIEATGGDAITVKANLETFAGAQSVVEKALETYGRVDALINNVGGAIWMKPFEEFSEEEIIKEVNRSLFPTLWCCRAVLPEMIKNQKGTIVNVSSIATRGINRVPYSASKGGVNGLTASLAFEHAKDGIRVNAIATGGTEAPPRKVPRNANPLTESEKQWMQQVVDQTIDRTFMGRYGTIQEQVNAIVFLASDESSYMTGTVVPVGGGDQG, encoded by the coding sequence ATGTCTAATCGTCAAAGATTTGAAAATAAAGTCGTAATCGTGACCGGTGCCGCGCAAGGCATCGGTCGTGGTGTCGCGCTGCAAGTGGCGAGCGAAGGTGCTCAAGTCGTCATGGCTGACCTTTCCCCTTATGTGGAAGAAGTTCTGGCTGAAATTGAAGCGACTGGCGGTGATGCGATTACCGTGAAAGCCAATCTGGAAACGTTTGCTGGTGCCCAGTCAGTCGTTGAAAAAGCCCTAGAAACCTATGGCCGTGTCGATGCGTTAATCAACAACGTGGGTGGCGCGATCTGGATGAAACCTTTCGAAGAATTTTCTGAAGAGGAAATTATCAAGGAAGTGAACCGTTCATTGTTCCCGACGCTGTGGTGCTGCCGTGCAGTACTTCCGGAAATGATTAAAAATCAGAAAGGTACCATTGTAAACGTATCTTCTATTGCGACACGCGGCATTAACCGTGTGCCATATTCGGCATCGAAAGGTGGTGTGAACGGCCTGACCGCTTCCCTTGCCTTTGAACATGCTAAAGACGGAATCCGTGTCAATGCAATCGCGACAGGTGGTACTGAAGCACCACCACGTAAAGTACCGCGCAATGCCAATCCACTGACTGAATCTGAAAAACAATGGATGCAGCAAGTGGTTGATCAGACCATTGACCGTACTTTCATGGGACGCTACGGTACGATTCAGGAGCAAGTGAATGCAATTGTATTCTTGGCTTCGGATGAATCATCTTATATGACAGGTACAGTAGTACCGGTCGGTGGTGGTGATCAGGGCTAA
- the benC gene encoding benzoate 1,2-dioxygenase electron transfer component BenC — protein MSNHNVALQFEDGVTRFISVSDGETLSDAAYRQKINIPLDCRDGACGTCRAFCESGSFDMPEETYIEDALTPEEAAEGYILACQCKPTSDAVFQIQASSEVCKTEIHEFKGTLARVENLSDSTITFDIQLDEGQPDIHFLAGQYVNVGIPGTTETRSYSFSSKPGNRLTGFVVRNVPNGKMSEFLSKNAQAGDKMTFTGPFGSFYLRPVTRPVLMLAGGTGIAPFMSMLQVLEEKGSEHPVRLVFGVTNDFDLVAIEKLNELQDKFPWFEYRTVVANPESAHERKGYVTGHIENEWLNGGDVDVYLCGPVPMVEAVRGWLDAEGVKPASFLFEKFSAN, from the coding sequence ATGTCAAACCACAATGTTGCACTTCAATTTGAAGATGGCGTTACACGTTTTATTTCTGTTTCTGACGGAGAAACCCTGTCAGACGCAGCTTACCGTCAAAAGATCAATATTCCTTTGGACTGCCGTGATGGTGCTTGTGGAACGTGTCGTGCGTTTTGTGAATCAGGTTCATTTGACATGCCTGAAGAAACCTATATTGAAGATGCACTAACACCTGAAGAAGCCGCTGAAGGCTATATTCTGGCTTGTCAATGTAAACCGACTTCAGATGCAGTGTTCCAGATTCAGGCCTCTTCAGAAGTTTGCAAAACTGAAATTCATGAATTCAAGGGTACGCTGGCTCGTGTCGAAAACCTGTCTGATTCAACCATTACTTTTGATATCCAGTTAGATGAAGGTCAACCAGACATTCACTTCCTAGCAGGTCAATATGTCAATGTCGGAATTCCAGGCACCACAGAGACCCGTTCTTATTCATTCAGCTCAAAACCGGGTAATCGTCTGACTGGTTTCGTAGTACGTAATGTACCGAATGGGAAAATGAGTGAATTCTTGAGCAAAAATGCCCAAGCTGGCGACAAAATGACCTTTACTGGTCCATTTGGTAGCTTCTACCTGCGCCCTGTGACCCGTCCTGTCTTGATGCTGGCGGGTGGTACAGGTATTGCACCATTCATGTCAATGCTACAAGTACTGGAAGAAAAAGGTTCAGAACATCCAGTGCGTTTAGTATTTGGTGTGACCAATGATTTCGACTTGGTAGCGATTGAAAAACTGAACGAACTGCAAGACAAATTCCCATGGTTCGAATACCGCACAGTGGTTGCTAACCCGGAATCTGCACATGAGCGTAAAGGCTATGTAACCGGTCATATCGAAAACGAATGGCTAAATGGCGGTGATGTAGATGTCTACCTGTGTGGCCCTGTACCAATGGTTGAAGCGGTTCGCGGCTGGCTGGATGCTGAAGGCGTAAAACCTGCAAGCTTCCTGTTTGAAAAATTCTCTGCCAACTAA
- the benB gene encoding benzoate 1,2-dioxygenase small subunit: protein MSDITLENIAQFLYQEARFLDDEQWDDWLTCYAPTASFWMPAWDDDDKLTTDPQSEISLIYYPDRQGLEDRVFRIKTERSSATMPDTRTCHNLSNIEIVERDGDKVTVRFNWNTLSFRYKTSYSYFGMSRYEIDFSGDKPQILSKYVVLKNDYINQVIDIYHL, encoded by the coding sequence ATGAGCGACATCACTTTAGAAAATATTGCTCAGTTCCTGTATCAAGAAGCCCGCTTTTTAGATGATGAACAATGGGATGACTGGTTAACTTGTTATGCTCCTACTGCATCTTTCTGGATGCCAGCTTGGGATGATGATGACAAGCTGACCACAGATCCGCAGTCTGAAATCTCGTTGATTTACTATCCAGACCGTCAAGGTTTAGAAGATCGCGTGTTCCGGATCAAGACTGAACGTTCATCTGCAACCATGCCGGATACACGTACCTGCCATAACCTTAGCAATATTGAAATTGTTGAACGTGATGGCGACAAAGTGACTGTACGTTTTAACTGGAATACTTTGAGCTTCCGTTACAAAACAAGTTACAGCTACTTCGGTATGTCTCGTTATGAAATTGATTTCTCAGGCGATAAACCGCAGATTTTAAGCAAATATGTGGTACTGAAAAACGATTACATCAACCAGGTTATCGACATTTATCACCTCTAA